Proteins encoded by one window of Desulfovibrio ferrophilus:
- a CDS encoding transglutaminase domain-containing protein, protein MKKLSNILAILILLLVCCASLARAELIRLMPSPVELSERRVEWFGVYLGEIKAGHMRAERGFSLDAEHPGHLFAEDVFLNYVSMGKRVRSRVRSEFLFDLQAPHRLISARLISDGKIRVEILAREDKWSVRANSGGEMKQAVVRPWNFVYADLLTPELWVRRGAQSGQVMDYRALSLEDAEMQVHRATIQSIVSETGEFDISLRDGRERVYAIRTGIQGHLLRAELGAGLSMRRMSKEQAQAGSGAVDLYNLFQCPVDRELGGAQWLDGLEMEAFGADARKLKAGPGQRLQTLEDGSVLLQLGTLYVEPSRASSVEIKQATTAERRYASGNDILKSLARRAVQGEQDARRQAELLVEFVQNYVIDDPTPQYTDVLTVLKHKRGDCTEHALLYTALGRSLGLAVREVYGLLYDSRQPPGFSGHAWVEVALDGCWQGMDPTLGQIVLDATHVRLGAGEEGLLALPVDDLMFRVRKVSWYEAPREELEQVLGAGKLPSGQRAQLLSMLAADDLTQGHDDLAIRRLEEAVALAPGMPSTEMLLARVLKSLGRDDQAFAHARSVLRHAEDSKLVDQAMLFLNDKGPGMPPVEAGESGLGDARIVFVPVGTPQRRLLREVAVRIESLLGVQVAVDGHRQPMDSPQRTQAQGYVFAAFREVASRLKPELSRRLVASMGKTGRPSTHQERLEFMKAYYAAAGREKRQERFDFLVETSKLRGQEQYRVMPLLKSLAARFSLGQDKPQRVVLGVTERDLFDPGVEYLLGYSNSGSAMVSYHRMTSRFEGREGQDRQRLLSRLVKQTLGSLSLALGAPPCNNAECVCSRSLSLRELDAKPETMCAECLTAVQRALH, encoded by the coding sequence ATGAAAAAATTATCCAATATTCTTGCCATCTTGATACTCCTGTTGGTGTGCTGTGCCAGCCTGGCTCGGGCCGAGTTGATACGCCTGATGCCATCGCCTGTGGAGCTGTCCGAGCGTCGGGTAGAATGGTTCGGGGTCTATCTGGGCGAGATCAAAGCCGGGCATATGCGTGCAGAGCGTGGCTTCTCACTGGATGCAGAGCATCCCGGGCATTTGTTCGCCGAGGATGTGTTTCTTAACTATGTGTCCATGGGCAAGCGTGTGCGTTCCCGGGTGCGATCGGAGTTCCTGTTTGACCTCCAGGCCCCGCACCGGCTGATCAGCGCCCGGTTGATATCAGACGGAAAAATTCGTGTGGAGATTTTGGCACGAGAAGACAAGTGGAGTGTGCGGGCCAATTCTGGCGGTGAGATGAAGCAGGCAGTGGTTCGTCCGTGGAATTTTGTGTACGCGGATTTGTTGACACCTGAGCTTTGGGTTCGCCGAGGGGCACAATCGGGCCAGGTCATGGACTATCGGGCGCTGTCCCTTGAAGATGCAGAAATGCAGGTTCATAGGGCAACTATTCAGTCCATAGTTTCTGAAACCGGGGAATTCGATATTTCGCTGCGTGATGGCAGAGAACGTGTCTATGCCATCCGGACCGGTATTCAGGGGCATTTGTTGCGTGCGGAACTCGGTGCTGGGCTGAGCATGCGCCGAATGTCCAAGGAGCAGGCGCAGGCAGGGAGTGGGGCCGTTGATCTCTACAATCTGTTTCAATGCCCTGTGGATCGTGAGCTGGGCGGTGCACAGTGGTTGGACGGGCTGGAGATGGAGGCCTTTGGTGCCGATGCTAGAAAATTAAAAGCCGGGCCCGGTCAACGTTTACAAACGCTGGAGGACGGTTCGGTACTGCTCCAGTTGGGGACGTTATATGTGGAGCCATCGAGGGCATCTAGCGTTGAGATCAAACAGGCCACAACGGCTGAACGTCGCTATGCCTCGGGCAATGACATCCTGAAGTCGCTGGCTCGGCGAGCCGTGCAGGGAGAACAGGATGCACGCAGGCAGGCCGAACTGCTGGTTGAGTTCGTTCAGAATTATGTGATTGACGATCCAACCCCCCAATATACAGACGTGCTGACCGTGTTGAAGCACAAGCGCGGTGACTGCACGGAACATGCACTGCTGTATACGGCGTTGGGGCGAAGCCTGGGGCTGGCCGTGCGCGAAGTGTACGGCCTGTTGTATGACTCTCGGCAACCCCCCGGATTCAGTGGACATGCCTGGGTTGAGGTCGCTCTGGACGGATGCTGGCAGGGGATGGACCCGACTCTGGGACAGATTGTGCTGGACGCGACTCATGTCCGTTTGGGCGCAGGCGAGGAAGGACTGCTTGCCTTGCCCGTGGATGATCTCATGTTTCGAGTGCGCAAAGTCAGTTGGTACGAGGCTCCACGCGAAGAATTGGAACAGGTATTAGGTGCAGGGAAACTGCCAAGCGGGCAGCGGGCACAGTTGTTGTCCATGCTTGCCGCTGATGACCTTACCCAAGGCCATGACGATCTTGCCATCAGACGTCTGGAAGAAGCTGTGGCCCTGGCCCCTGGTATGCCCTCTACGGAGATGTTGCTGGCTCGTGTGCTGAAATCTCTGGGGCGCGATGATCAGGCCTTTGCCCATGCCCGGTCAGTGCTGAGGCATGCAGAAGATTCGAAGCTTGTGGATCAGGCCATGTTGTTCTTGAATGACAAGGGCCCGGGAATGCCTCCTGTCGAAGCTGGTGAGTCAGGTCTTGGTGATGCCCGAATTGTTTTTGTGCCGGTGGGGACCCCTCAGCGTCGATTGCTGCGAGAAGTAGCCGTTCGTATTGAATCCTTGCTGGGTGTTCAAGTCGCCGTTGATGGTCACCGACAACCAATGGATAGCCCCCAGCGTACTCAGGCCCAAGGGTATGTTTTTGCAGCTTTTCGGGAAGTGGCTTCCCGACTCAAGCCTGAATTGAGCCGGAGGCTGGTTGCATCCATGGGGAAGACAGGACGGCCCAGCACCCACCAAGAGCGCTTGGAATTCATGAAGGCCTACTACGCTGCGGCCGGGCGAGAGAAGCGGCAGGAGCGATTTGATTTTCTGGTGGAGACTTCAAAGTTGCGGGGCCAGGAGCAGTATCGGGTTATGCCATTGCTCAAAAGTCTTGCCGCCCGGTTCTCCTTGGGGCAAGACAAGCCCCAGCGAGTTGTGTTGGGCGTGACCGAACGTGATTTGTTCGATCCGGGAGTGGAATACCTGCTCGGATATTCCAACTCTGGTTCCGCCATGGTGTCCTATCACCGCATGACCTCGCGGTTTGAGGGGCGAGAAGGGCAGGACCGCCAACGCCTGTTGTCCCGGTTGGTCAAGCAGACTCTGGGGAGTCTGTCCTTGGCTTTGGGAGCCCCCCCATGCAACAACGCCGAGTGTGTATGCTCCAGAAGCTTGTCGTTGCGCGAGTTGGATGCCAAGCCCGAAACCATGTGTGCTGAATGCCTGACTGCTGTGCAACGAGCCCTTCACTGA
- a CDS encoding TlyA family RNA methyltransferase, producing MPKKIRADHLLHQLGLAESREKAKRLIMARQVFLERDGNKVPVEKPGQQLSPESELSVKGGRRWVSRGAHKLLTAIEEFGLDPTGKTCLDAGASTGGFTDVLLEHGATRVYAVDVGYGQLDQKLRTDPRVVNMERVNLRLAPDDLIPELVDLVVADVSFISLTKIMPPCNRFLRPGGEVAALVKPQFEVGPGQTVKGVVKDESLRRGAVDKVVHFLVSELGLEFVGEVPSKLKGPKGNQEYIVYLRKPLS from the coding sequence ATGCCGAAAAAAATAAGAGCAGATCACCTGTTACACCAGCTAGGGTTGGCCGAAAGCCGCGAGAAAGCCAAAAGGTTGATCATGGCGAGGCAGGTGTTTCTGGAGCGTGACGGGAACAAGGTTCCTGTGGAGAAACCCGGTCAGCAGTTGTCCCCGGAGAGCGAATTGTCGGTCAAGGGCGGACGGCGTTGGGTTTCGCGCGGGGCACACAAGCTGCTGACGGCCATCGAGGAATTCGGGTTGGACCCCACGGGCAAGACATGCCTGGATGCGGGGGCCTCTACGGGTGGCTTTACTGATGTTCTGCTGGAGCATGGTGCCACCAGAGTCTATGCCGTTGATGTGGGCTATGGCCAGTTGGACCAGAAGCTGAGGACTGATCCTCGTGTGGTGAACATGGAGCGGGTCAATCTGCGCCTGGCTCCTGATGATCTGATCCCCGAATTGGTTGATCTTGTGGTGGCGGATGTCTCGTTTATTTCGCTGACCAAGATTATGCCCCCCTGTAATCGTTTTCTGCGTCCTGGAGGCGAGGTTGCCGCTCTGGTCAAACCACAGTTCGAGGTCGGACCGGGGCAAACCGTCAAGGGGGTTGTCAAGGACGAGTCCTTACGTCGTGGGGCGGTGGACAAGGTCGTTCATTTTTTGGTTTCCGAACTTGGGTTGGAGTTTGTGGGTGAAGTTCCCTCGAAACTCAAGGGCCCCAAGGGCAACCAGGAGTACATCGTCTACCTTCGAAAGCCTCTTTCATAG
- a CDS encoding LysR family transcriptional regulator, with the protein MELYQLRTFIAVAEEGHLTRAAKRIHTSQSAVSGQIKALEEEFGVPLFTRSPKGMIVTEQGQTLLAKAQQALSAADGMLDTARTLRAELTGLARVGLNISAAHRLRTAEIMESLRTTHPGLTVHFINSMSHLIDADVTEGKLDGGFMYGEPSNELDGLEVDRTNMRVVAPVQWKDRVLGAPREDIIHMPWVWTPPECPFNQVAKALFGNEQPAPNAVTIADDEALLLEFAAAGSGLALMCEDEARAARDQGKIVLWEKSPGSVPLYFITSRRRSDDKLIRALRSSVQAVWHKTAVTA; encoded by the coding sequence ATGGAACTCTATCAATTGCGTACATTCATCGCGGTCGCCGAAGAAGGTCATCTGACTCGTGCAGCCAAGCGTATCCACACCAGCCAATCCGCTGTAAGTGGCCAGATCAAGGCTCTGGAAGAGGAGTTCGGAGTACCCCTCTTCACACGCAGCCCCAAAGGCATGATCGTCACCGAACAGGGGCAGACGCTGCTTGCAAAAGCACAACAGGCCTTATCCGCCGCCGATGGCATGCTGGATACGGCCCGGACGCTACGCGCCGAATTGACCGGACTGGCAAGGGTCGGGCTGAACATCAGCGCAGCCCATCGCCTGCGTACGGCGGAAATCATGGAGAGTCTGCGCACAACCCATCCCGGACTGACCGTTCACTTCATCAACTCAATGTCTCATCTCATTGATGCGGACGTGACTGAGGGCAAGCTCGATGGTGGCTTCATGTACGGAGAGCCTTCGAATGAATTGGATGGATTGGAAGTGGATCGCACGAACATGCGTGTTGTTGCACCCGTGCAGTGGAAAGACAGAGTTCTTGGGGCACCACGAGAAGATATTATCCACATGCCCTGGGTCTGGACTCCGCCGGAGTGCCCTTTCAACCAAGTCGCCAAAGCACTGTTCGGCAACGAACAGCCAGCCCCCAACGCCGTGACCATTGCTGATGACGAGGCGCTGTTGCTGGAGTTTGCTGCGGCAGGCAGTGGCCTGGCGTTGATGTGCGAAGATGAAGCCCGTGCCGCCCGTGATCAGGGCAAGATCGTTCTCTGGGAAAAATCCCCCGGGAGCGTCCCCCTCTATTTCATCACGTCACGGCGCCGGTCCGACGACAAACTCATCCGAGCCTTACGATCCTCGGTCCAAGCGGTCTGGCACAAGACGGCCGTCACCGCCTGA
- a CDS encoding iron hydrogenase small subunit, protein MSSLVTMTRRGFIKTAGIAAGYSVLSINLTRRAFASALNFVGLRQQSVYKTDAEVYKIRKSQDNPMVQKIYNHETGFLHEGPCGHMSHHLLHTHYEDRSARVNALKAKGYKLAL, encoded by the coding sequence ATGAGCAGTTTAGTTACCATGACCCGACGCGGATTCATCAAAACCGCTGGCATCGCTGCCGGCTACTCGGTGTTGAGCATCAATCTGACCCGTCGGGCCTTCGCATCGGCATTGAACTTTGTCGGCCTCAGACAGCAGTCCGTCTACAAGACCGACGCTGAGGTCTACAAGATTCGGAAATCTCAGGACAACCCCATGGTCCAGAAGATTTACAATCATGAAACCGGTTTCCTGCATGAAGGCCCCTGTGGCCACATGTCGCATCACCTGCTGCACACCCACTATGAGGATCGCAGCGCAAGGGTCAATGCCTTGAAGGCCAAGGGCTACAAGCTGGCTCTCTAA
- a CDS encoding MauE/DoxX family redox-associated membrane protein: protein MTWLTAILRIGFGLVFMAAGVSKIIHPVDFSQVIYNYQMVPDLLVNPMAIILPWVEVVCGAALVTNCFARGASFILSFLLLIFLGALWFNISRGLDVGCGCFTADPQAKGNLMHSAIRDTILFSVGLIVLWRAFVDAASQQASARFWRELKAPPVSRKKSNDLLDYVPPEPTIRNGTLVVGMAAQSAQPDIGSDIISPVPLPGDDGVDDSNAEGTPQDKPVEGT, encoded by the coding sequence ATGACTTGGCTGACCGCTATTTTGCGTATCGGGTTCGGGTTGGTGTTCATGGCGGCAGGTGTGAGCAAGATCATTCACCCTGTTGATTTTTCGCAGGTTATTTACAATTACCAAATGGTTCCGGATCTGCTGGTGAATCCCATGGCGATCATCCTGCCCTGGGTGGAAGTCGTCTGTGGGGCTGCGTTGGTCACCAACTGTTTTGCCCGCGGGGCTTCCTTCATCCTGTCCTTTTTGCTGCTGATTTTCCTGGGCGCGCTGTGGTTCAATATATCGCGCGGGCTGGATGTGGGGTGCGGTTGTTTCACCGCAGATCCACAAGCCAAGGGCAACCTGATGCACTCCGCCATTCGTGATACGATTCTATTCAGCGTCGGGTTGATTGTGTTGTGGCGGGCTTTTGTCGATGCTGCCAGCCAGCAAGCATCCGCTCGTTTCTGGCGGGAGTTGAAGGCCCCTCCGGTTTCCAGGAAAAAGTCCAACGATCTTTTGGACTACGTTCCTCCTGAACCGACCATCCGGAATGGTACGCTGGTTGTGGGCATGGCAGCACAAAGCGCGCAGCCTGATATCGGTAGTGATATTATTTCTCCTGTTCCGCTTCCCGGTGATGATGGTGTGGATGATTCGAACGCCGAGGGCACACCACAAGACAAACCTGTCGAAGGGACGTAG
- a CDS encoding rhodanese-like domain-containing protein has translation MMLVKLINGIRQMQSHYETFQPDQAKAYLESHTEGEFTLLDVREDWEYEEFRIPGATHIPLSELGDRVKEIAKDKPVLAYCRAGGRSAAAASLLKGQDYPVVYNIMGGVDAWQGGSAVGPATAGLAAIPADASIEDIIAVACRMEVNLGKFYEAQAEQAEDSETAATLKKLAGFEDKHKNWLLIIYRQLTGQELDGTFLTDSLADGDQPLEGGLTAEEFMELNQPWLDEPVSVVETGMMFETQALDLYMRYANKVEDKESRDLLQKLAQEEKAHLKALGTLLKRIGG, from the coding sequence ATGATGCTCGTAAAGTTGATCAACGGAATTCGGCAGATGCAGTCCCACTATGAAACCTTTCAACCTGACCAGGCCAAGGCTTATCTTGAGTCGCATACGGAAGGCGAATTCACACTTCTCGATGTCCGCGAGGACTGGGAGTACGAGGAGTTCCGTATTCCAGGCGCCACCCATATCCCCTTGTCCGAACTTGGGGACCGGGTCAAAGAGATTGCCAAGGACAAACCCGTATTAGCCTATTGCCGCGCGGGTGGACGCAGTGCCGCAGCCGCAAGTCTGCTCAAAGGGCAGGACTACCCAGTTGTCTACAACATCATGGGTGGTGTGGACGCCTGGCAGGGCGGCTCGGCAGTTGGTCCAGCCACGGCAGGTCTTGCTGCCATTCCGGCGGATGCCTCCATCGAGGACATCATCGCCGTGGCCTGCCGCATGGAAGTCAACCTGGGCAAATTCTATGAGGCACAGGCAGAACAAGCCGAGGATTCCGAAACCGCCGCCACGCTGAAAAAACTGGCGGGATTCGAGGACAAGCACAAGAACTGGCTCTTGATCATCTATCGCCAACTGACTGGTCAGGAACTGGACGGCACCTTCCTCACGGACAGCCTTGCCGATGGCGATCAGCCCTTGGAAGGCGGACTGACTGCGGAAGAATTCATGGAACTCAATCAACCCTGGCTGGACGAACCCGTCAGCGTGGTTGAAACCGGCATGATGTTCGAAACTCAAGCCCTGGACCTGTACATGCGCTACGCAAACAAGGTTGAGGACAAGGAATCCAGGGATCTGCTGCAGAAACTCGCACAGGAAGAAAAGGCACACCTGAAGGCCCTTGGCACCCTGCTGAAGCGTATCGGAGGCTAA
- a CDS encoding class I SAM-dependent methyltransferase → MEAHDQAVQRLMPEACGRRWIIERTSDLETLWESIGEDDFGGDERLPYWSELWPSSLTLADWLCDNAGRIQNRTCLDMGCGLGLTAIVGTSLGAQVVAFDYEVEPLRFAMGNATANAVPQPLWLQMDWRDPAIRRGRAGVIWGGDIVYETRFIEPVGRFIDLALSPDGVAWIAEPGRNIGPPFIRWMREHGFSCERALTRRFPHEDHSVTVHILEIQRDA, encoded by the coding sequence ATGGAAGCACACGATCAGGCGGTACAACGGCTGATGCCCGAAGCCTGTGGCAGACGTTGGATCATCGAGCGGACCTCTGACCTGGAGACCCTTTGGGAATCCATTGGCGAGGACGATTTTGGCGGTGATGAGCGGCTGCCATACTGGTCTGAGTTGTGGCCTTCGAGCCTCACTCTGGCGGATTGGCTGTGTGACAATGCCGGGCGCATTCAGAATCGCACATGTCTGGACATGGGCTGCGGGCTGGGGTTGACCGCCATTGTCGGGACCAGTCTCGGAGCGCAGGTCGTGGCCTTTGATTACGAGGTTGAGCCGCTACGATTTGCCATGGGTAATGCCACTGCCAACGCCGTGCCCCAGCCTCTTTGGCTGCAGATGGACTGGCGTGACCCTGCCATACGCCGTGGACGTGCGGGGGTGATCTGGGGCGGAGACATTGTGTATGAAACCCGATTTATCGAACCGGTTGGGCGCTTTATTGATCTGGCCCTGTCGCCCGACGGGGTGGCCTGGATTGCAGAGCCGGGGCGTAATATCGGACCACCTTTCATTCGCTGGATGCGCGAGCACGGGTTTTCGTGCGAGCGGGCTTTGACCCGGCGGTTCCCCCACGAGGACCATTCGGTCACCGTGCATATTCTGGAGATTCAACGAGACGCTTGA
- a CDS encoding TM1266 family iron-only hydrogenase system putative regulator — protein sequence MSTHIGVIGIIIQDRAKAAPKVNRILTDFGSLIIARTGLPYKERGLSVISLIVEASTDQIGALTGKLGMLEAVKVKSLVVKPCV from the coding sequence ATGAGCACGCACATCGGAGTCATCGGCATTATCATTCAGGACAGGGCCAAAGCCGCACCGAAGGTCAACAGAATCCTCACAGATTTTGGGAGCCTGATCATTGCCAGAACAGGCCTGCCCTACAAGGAACGCGGCCTGAGTGTGATCTCGCTGATCGTAGAAGCCAGCACGGACCAGATCGGAGCGCTCACCGGAAAACTCGGTATGCTCGAAGCCGTGAAGGTCAAGTCCCTGGTGGTCAAGCCATGCGTCTAA
- a CDS encoding [FeFe] hydrogenase, group A, translated as MSGCRAKSPPVAPVNLSHIKPDKEGTMREIEGVYYQTNAPKGIDPDSIFFVQVDATKCEACGTCEEVCGTGAIQSINDEGIRQVVDPAACMNCGQCLVNCPYGAIYEGVSYVDEIFEKLRDPETIVVSMPAPAVRYGLGECFGASTGTYVGGQMHAALKKMGFDYVWDNEFTADVTIMEEGTELIQRVQEQGKPDARPLPQFTSCCPGWIKFAETFYPDLAPNLSSCKSPIGMLGPLAKTYGAHETHTPAKKMYTVSIMPCIAKKYEGLRPELADSGFRDIDATIDTRELAYMIKKAGIDFNSLPSIAPDPALGASTGAATIFGNSGGVMEAALRLAYEVLSGKKLANPEIKVVRTHEGINTANVDVPGFGTVKVAVVSGLSNAAKLCDEVRAGKSPYHFIEVMTCPGGCVNGGGQPLDPDVQASLFRSTIARINKRFRARTVA; from the coding sequence ATGTCTGGATGCAGGGCCAAAAGCCCACCTGTTGCCCCAGTCAATCTCAGTCACATTAAACCCGACAAGGAGGGAACTATGAGAGAAATCGAAGGCGTCTATTATCAGACCAACGCCCCCAAGGGGATCGACCCTGACAGTATCTTCTTCGTCCAGGTCGATGCCACCAAATGCGAAGCCTGTGGAACCTGTGAGGAAGTTTGCGGAACAGGAGCCATCCAGTCCATTAACGATGAAGGAATCCGTCAGGTGGTAGACCCTGCGGCCTGCATGAACTGCGGCCAATGCCTGGTCAACTGTCCTTATGGCGCCATCTACGAAGGCGTCTCCTACGTTGACGAAATCTTCGAGAAACTGCGCGACCCGGAAACAATCGTTGTTTCAATGCCTGCCCCGGCTGTCCGGTATGGCCTGGGTGAGTGTTTTGGAGCATCCACAGGCACCTATGTAGGCGGCCAGATGCACGCGGCTCTCAAGAAAATGGGATTTGATTATGTCTGGGACAATGAATTCACTGCCGACGTGACCATCATGGAAGAAGGCACCGAACTCATCCAGCGAGTCCAGGAGCAGGGGAAACCCGACGCTCGTCCGTTGCCGCAGTTCACTTCCTGCTGCCCCGGTTGGATCAAGTTTGCCGAGACGTTCTACCCTGACTTGGCCCCCAACCTCTCAAGCTGCAAATCCCCCATCGGCATGCTTGGCCCCCTGGCCAAAACCTATGGCGCACATGAGACTCACACCCCAGCCAAGAAGATGTACACTGTCTCCATCATGCCTTGTATTGCAAAAAAATACGAAGGTTTACGCCCCGAACTCGCCGACAGTGGCTTCAGGGACATCGATGCAACCATCGACACCCGTGAGCTGGCATACATGATCAAAAAAGCTGGCATCGACTTCAACAGCCTGCCCAGCATCGCTCCCGATCCTGCCTTGGGTGCCTCCACAGGCGCAGCCACCATCTTCGGTAACTCCGGTGGTGTCATGGAAGCAGCCTTACGACTGGCCTACGAGGTGCTGTCCGGCAAAAAGCTGGCCAACCCCGAGATCAAAGTCGTTCGCACCCATGAAGGAATCAACACGGCCAATGTCGATGTTCCCGGCTTCGGCACCGTCAAGGTTGCCGTGGTCAGCGGACTCAGCAATGCAGCCAAACTCTGCGACGAAGTACGTGCAGGGAAATCTCCCTACCACTTCATCGAAGTCATGACCTGCCCCGGCGGGTGTGTAAACGGTGGTGGACAACCGCTGGATCCCGACGTGCAGGCATCCCTGTTCCGGAGCACCATCGCCAGGATCAACAAGCGCTTCCGCGCTCGCACCGTTGCCTAA
- a CDS encoding rhodanese-like domain-containing protein translates to MRLYTPRLVFLYQAIILVSVSIALGWSANELHPDKLAWLNIEDDTIVANSGLATVADIDVTEAMRLHAANEAVFIDARHEADYALGHIPGALSIPLGLFEDEIEAVLASHDREAQYVIYCSSITCGMAQELALALGFMEYPNVVVFAGGMAAWVEAGGESEVVAQ, encoded by the coding sequence ATGAGGCTGTATACACCGCGTCTTGTCTTTTTGTATCAGGCCATCATCCTGGTCAGTGTCTCCATTGCCTTGGGCTGGTCTGCCAACGAGCTTCATCCAGATAAGTTGGCCTGGCTCAATATTGAGGACGACACCATTGTTGCCAATTCGGGGCTGGCAACGGTTGCGGACATCGATGTGACCGAGGCCATGCGATTGCACGCCGCGAATGAGGCTGTGTTCATTGACGCCCGGCATGAGGCCGATTACGCGCTGGGGCACATCCCAGGTGCTTTGAGCATTCCGCTTGGACTGTTTGAAGATGAGATCGAGGCCGTTCTTGCCTCCCATGACAGGGAAGCACAGTACGTGATCTATTGCAGCTCCATCACCTGTGGCATGGCTCAGGAATTGGCCTTGGCCTTGGGTTTTATGGAATATCCCAACGTGGTGGTCTTTGCCGGAGGCATGGCTGCCTGGGTGGAAGCCGGAGGCGAATCGGAGGTGGTGGCTCAATGA
- the nikR gene encoding nickel-responsive transcriptional regulator NikR, which produces MGKTIRFGVSLDSDLLDKFDLLCEEQSYQTRSEAIRDLIRNTLVKKEWEDTDREIAGTLTMVYDHHQSQLAQRLTELQHEAHEVIMSSLHVHLDHDNCLEVLVLKGQGEVVRRLGQKLISTKGVKHGKLSLTTTGEDLV; this is translated from the coding sequence ATGGGCAAGACCATTCGTTTCGGCGTTTCACTGGACTCGGACCTGTTGGACAAGTTTGACCTGCTCTGTGAGGAACAGAGCTATCAGACCCGTTCCGAGGCTATTCGCGATCTGATTCGTAACACTCTGGTCAAGAAGGAGTGGGAGGATACGGACCGTGAAATCGCTGGTACTCTGACGATGGTCTATGATCACCACCAGAGCCAGTTGGCCCAGCGACTGACTGAACTGCAGCATGAGGCGCATGAGGTCATCATGTCTTCGTTGCATGTTCATCTGGACCATGACAACTGCCTGGAAGTGCTTGTCTTGAAGGGCCAGGGCGAGGTTGTCCGCCGCCTGGGACAGAAGTTGATTTCCACCAAGGGCGTTAAGCATGGTAAGCTGAGCTTGACCACAACAGGTGAAGATCTGGTCTAA